From Corynebacterium sp. BD556, the proteins below share one genomic window:
- the alr gene encoding alanine racemase, with amino-acid sequence MNLLETRIDLDAIAHNVRTMKALVGDAQLMCVVKADAYNHGVEQVVPVMEAAGADSFAVATFAEAEVVQAVSTLPVLAWLWVPGQVVPAGIEVAAPSIAHIRALVDASFTGCVHLKADTGMNRAGIDEQDWDEACALAAKAGLDVVGVMSHLACADDPSSGFTDTQVEAFCRAVDTARSHGLVVQRNHIANSPAALSRPHLRCDQVRTGVALYGLEPITGVDHGLRPAMSWVARVLAVKPVAAGEGVSYGLTWTAPVDGYTAVVSAGYADGVARAWQDHLDIGVGGQLYPQVGRVCMDQIVIWLGANEFGVAAGDEAVIFGQGGISATELARRAGTINYEIVCAPSGRTVRTYITAGKERQ; translated from the coding sequence ATGAATCTGCTGGAAACCCGAATTGACCTCGACGCTATCGCGCATAATGTGCGCACGATGAAGGCGCTGGTGGGCGACGCGCAGTTGATGTGTGTGGTGAAAGCTGACGCCTATAACCACGGTGTTGAACAGGTCGTGCCTGTGATGGAGGCTGCTGGTGCTGATTCATTCGCCGTGGCTACTTTCGCTGAGGCTGAAGTTGTGCAGGCTGTGAGCACCTTGCCCGTGCTTGCGTGGCTGTGGGTGCCGGGGCAGGTCGTCCCGGCGGGCATTGAGGTGGCGGCGCCGAGCATTGCGCACATTCGCGCGCTTGTCGACGCCTCCTTTACCGGCTGTGTCCACCTGAAAGCGGACACGGGCATGAACCGCGCCGGCATTGATGAGCAGGACTGGGATGAGGCTTGCGCATTGGCTGCAAAGGCGGGGCTTGATGTCGTTGGCGTGATGTCGCATTTGGCATGCGCCGATGATCCCTCCTCTGGGTTTACTGACACCCAGGTGGAGGCGTTTTGTCGGGCAGTGGACACGGCTCGATCCCACGGGCTGGTGGTGCAGCGCAACCACATAGCTAATTCCCCGGCAGCCTTGTCTCGGCCGCATCTGCGTTGTGATCAGGTGCGCACGGGTGTTGCCCTTTATGGCCTGGAACCGATCACTGGTGTGGATCATGGCTTGCGGCCCGCGATGAGTTGGGTGGCGCGGGTGTTGGCGGTTAAGCCGGTCGCGGCCGGTGAGGGGGTCAGCTATGGGTTGACCTGGACTGCGCCGGTGGACGGTTACACGGCGGTGGTCTCCGCGGGCTACGCCGATGGGGTGGCGCGCGCCTGGCAGGATCACTTGGATATAGGTGTGGGCGGGCAGCTCTACCCGCAGGTGGGCAGGGTGTGCATGGACCAAATTGTGATCTGGCTAGGTGCCAATGAGTTCGGTGTCGCTGCTGGTGATGAAGCTGTTATCTTCGGTCAAGGTGGCATCAGCGCGACTGAGTTGGCGCGCCGGGCGGGCACCATCAACTACGAGATTGTGTGTGCGCCGTCTGGGCGTACCGTTCGCACGTACATAACCGCAGGCAAGGAGAGGCAATGA
- the tsaE gene encoding tRNA (adenosine(37)-N6)-threonylcarbamoyltransferase complex ATPase subunit type 1 TsaE: MRGAFAQAGQRVCRTSQDTKELGRELGEVLQAGDVVILDGPLGAGKTTLTQGIAGGMDVKGRVTSPTFVIAREHRPRASGPALVHVDAYRLVGEGSSGDPLGELDALDLDTELLDAVVVAEWGGGLVERIAGSYLVVKLDRKTLNEADPNLEARIISWRVVGSASSD; the protein is encoded by the coding sequence ATGAGGGGAGCATTTGCGCAGGCGGGGCAGAGGGTTTGCCGCACCTCCCAGGACACCAAAGAGCTTGGTCGTGAGCTGGGGGAGGTGTTGCAGGCTGGGGATGTGGTCATTCTCGACGGCCCGCTGGGGGCTGGCAAAACCACGCTGACGCAGGGCATCGCGGGGGGAATGGACGTCAAGGGCCGAGTGACCAGCCCGACCTTCGTTATTGCCCGAGAGCATCGCCCCCGCGCGTCGGGCCCGGCGTTGGTGCATGTCGACGCTTACCGTCTTGTTGGGGAAGGTTCCTCCGGGGACCCTTTGGGCGAGCTTGACGCTCTCGATTTGGATACGGAGCTTCTCGACGCTGTTGTAGTCGCTGAGTGGGGCGGTGGTTTAGTGGAGCGGATCGCTGGATCTTACCTGGTGGTGAAGCTGGACCGAAAAACGTTGAACGAGGCGGACCCGAACTTAGAGGCGCGCATCATTTCCTGGCGCGTGGTTGGTTCCGCGAGCAGCGACTGA
- the tsaB gene encoding tRNA (adenosine(37)-N6)-threonylcarbamoyltransferase complex dimerization subunit type 1 TsaB, with protein sequence MIVLALDTATTDLVVGVVDTVSGDTLEESSVATRAHNEQLVPTVRSLLGAAGLAFADVGAIVVGCGPGPFTGLRVGMATASAFGQALGIAVHGAVTHDAVAHALGAQTCLVVTDARRREVYWARYREGVRELGPDVCAPADVPAGRVAVASVPETLRGKTAFDAATVLYQAPTAAGLVAVADLGAAPAPLTPLYLRRPDAVPPAAKPKSPAIPDVDLA encoded by the coding sequence GTGATAGTTCTCGCCCTCGACACGGCCACCACGGACCTGGTCGTGGGCGTGGTCGACACTGTCTCGGGAGACACGCTGGAAGAAAGCAGCGTGGCCACGCGTGCGCACAACGAACAGCTTGTGCCCACGGTGCGCTCTCTGCTTGGCGCCGCCGGCCTTGCCTTTGCGGACGTCGGCGCCATCGTCGTCGGCTGCGGGCCCGGCCCGTTTACCGGGTTGCGTGTCGGGATGGCAACGGCCTCCGCTTTCGGTCAGGCGTTGGGGATTGCGGTCCACGGCGCGGTCACCCATGACGCAGTGGCTCACGCGTTGGGCGCGCAAACCTGCCTGGTGGTCACTGATGCGCGCCGTCGCGAGGTGTACTGGGCGCGCTACCGCGAAGGTGTGCGTGAGCTAGGCCCGGATGTCTGCGCGCCCGCCGATGTGCCTGCAGGGCGGGTGGCGGTAGCGAGCGTGCCCGAAACGTTGCGCGGAAAGACCGCTTTCGATGCGGCAACTGTGCTCTACCAGGCGCCGACTGCGGCGGGGCTTGTTGCGGTAGCTGATCTTGGTGCCGCGCCCGCGCCGCTGACACCGCTTTACCTGCGCCGGCCTGATGCGGTGCCTCCCGCTGCGAAGCCGAAGTCGCCGGCGATTCCGGATGTGGACCTGGCATGA